The Deinococcus misasensis DSM 22328 genome includes a region encoding these proteins:
- the rpmB gene encoding 50S ribosomal protein L28 produces MAKVCELCGKGPVVVNSVIRRGKAKKDGGVGRKTTGITKTRQLPNLQRVTLRRGEAVLRLRVCTKCLKNAHTL; encoded by the coding sequence ATGGCTAAAGTCTGCGAACTTTGCGGAAAAGGACCCGTCGTGGTGAACAGTGTCATCCGACGCGGTAAAGCAAAAAAAGATGGTGGGGTAGGTCGTAAAACCACCGGCATCACCAAAACCCGTCAGCTGCCCAACCTGCAGCGTGTGACCCTGCGCCGTGGCGAAGCCGTGCTGCGCCTGCGTGTTTGCACCAAGTGCCTGAAGAACGCCCACACCCTCTAA
- a CDS encoding family 10 glycosylhydrolase: MKPTVLLLSLLLSTASAAPLRGLWVDAFGPGFKTEAEIQKLVQDARTMGLNTLFAQVVRRADCYCLKSTFPVTEDPEVPQGFDPLAVLIREAHKANLQVHAWVIIHGMTSSEVTPPKNPAHPINAHGLDEFADTWLTFNNAGEAFTGRDYYFDLAHPGVVKFFADGLRSLAQNYDLDGIMLDRIRYPDPVKVSAPIWGYNPYSLSRYFKETGATQVPEPQDVAWTRWRRDQVSLLVKNLYLQVKTVKPRVWFSASTITYGPAPKTSAEFKTTRTYNEVLQDWPLWLKDGYLELNVMMNYKRQNKAPQDQWYAGWVDFARQQAGVNASGIAWYLNTFADIQAQTRKAQSAGMGWAGYSYRFPSLGNYTSNPTVTTEYETLKTLLPSGGPFDVAPLPVTSIRGQVAGKNASGVPIEVWQAGRMVARTVSDATGFFGLTRLPSGKLEIRVLKTRKTMTLQANRIHDVGVF, translated from the coding sequence ATGAAACCAACTGTCCTTTTGCTGTCTCTCCTGCTGTCCACGGCGTCTGCGGCCCCTTTGAGGGGATTGTGGGTGGATGCTTTCGGTCCCGGCTTCAAAACCGAAGCAGAAATCCAGAAACTGGTTCAGGATGCCCGCACCATGGGTCTGAACACCCTGTTTGCTCAGGTGGTGCGCCGGGCAGACTGTTACTGCCTGAAAAGCACGTTCCCTGTCACTGAAGATCCAGAGGTCCCACAGGGTTTCGATCCTCTGGCGGTGCTGATCAGAGAGGCCCACAAAGCCAATTTGCAGGTGCATGCCTGGGTGATCATTCACGGCATGACCAGCAGTGAGGTGACCCCGCCCAAAAATCCGGCCCATCCGATCAATGCCCACGGCCTTGATGAATTTGCAGACACCTGGCTGACTTTCAACAATGCAGGAGAGGCCTTCACTGGCAGGGATTATTATTTTGACCTCGCCCATCCGGGGGTGGTGAAGTTCTTTGCAGATGGCTTGAGGTCTCTGGCACAGAATTACGACCTGGACGGCATCATGCTGGACCGCATCCGGTATCCCGATCCTGTGAAGGTCAGTGCGCCCATCTGGGGATACAACCCTTACTCCCTGTCCAGATACTTCAAAGAAACAGGTGCAACGCAAGTTCCAGAGCCTCAAGACGTGGCATGGACCCGTTGGCGACGGGATCAGGTGTCTTTGCTGGTCAAAAACCTTTACCTGCAAGTCAAAACCGTGAAACCCCGGGTGTGGTTCAGTGCGTCCACCATCACGTATGGACCTGCTCCCAAAACCAGTGCGGAGTTCAAAACCACCCGCACCTACAACGAAGTTTTGCAGGACTGGCCCCTCTGGCTGAAGGACGGCTACTTGGAACTGAATGTGATGATGAATTACAAGCGGCAAAACAAAGCCCCTCAGGACCAGTGGTATGCAGGCTGGGTGGATTTTGCCCGCCAGCAGGCAGGGGTGAATGCCTCGGGCATCGCTTGGTACCTGAACACTTTTGCAGACATCCAGGCCCAGACCCGCAAAGCCCAGAGTGCTGGGATGGGATGGGCCGGGTACTCCTACCGCTTTCCGAGCCTTGGCAATTACACCTCCAACCCCACTGTCACCACCGAGTATGAAACCCTGAAAACCTTGCTGCCCTCTGGGGGTCCTTTTGATGTGGCTCCACTGCCTGTGACTTCCATTCGGGGTCAGGTGGCAGGCAAAAACGCTTCAGGTGTGCCCATCGAAGTGTGGCAAGCAGGCCGCATGGTGGCCCGCACCGTGTCAGATGCCACCGGGTTTTTTGGCCTGACTCGATTGCCCTCTGGAAAACTGGAAATCCGGGTGCTCAAAACCCGCAAAACCATGACCCTGCAGGCCAACCGCATTCACGATGTGGGTGTGTTCTGA
- a CDS encoding nitrilase-related carbon-nitrogen hydrolase, translating to MTAAQAREFRVHAVQPQWHVSVYASSTHFQKWMLSQVTLARTQFHPTHPNLVVLTELNGLPLAIRGSALAQRAPSLQLALAASLIKHLPESAYYALTRKVNIVQGLMLSQAPENMQLYLRTCAELAKQHNTYLLCGSSVHPRLEEKGGKVQIAAPELYNQAVLIGPQGNVLGSWDKVHLTADEYPLGMVDGKLEDLITVSTPVGDIGVATSLDAFREDVVKKLEATGTTVFLQPDANATEWSGTEQGTSTKRPQPEAWLDSSWKVVQDSKTIQYAVNPMVVGNLFDVSFDGQTAIIGKASQHPEQQSYVMTEPRGGFISLMPWVQEGSMTELQAVGQKLKAGSKDPMENQYRTGAIYADLTLPASTVPEHPLRPFEQAMQAVIDGQDIQNPARALGYFWWVAGGLLLLLALFRAKRGWKVGLGLLGLLLVGLGF from the coding sequence ATGACTGCAGCCCAAGCCCGAGAATTCAGAGTTCATGCGGTTCAACCCCAATGGCATGTGTCGGTGTATGCCTCCAGCACCCATTTTCAGAAGTGGATGCTGTCTCAGGTGACGTTGGCCCGCACCCAGTTTCATCCCACCCATCCCAATCTGGTGGTGCTGACCGAACTGAATGGTTTGCCTCTGGCCATCCGTGGATCGGCTTTGGCCCAGAGGGCACCGAGTTTGCAGCTTGCTCTGGCAGCCAGTCTGATCAAACACCTTCCAGAGAGTGCTTATTACGCCCTGACCCGCAAGGTGAACATTGTGCAGGGATTGATGCTCTCTCAAGCACCAGAAAACATGCAGCTTTATCTGCGAACCTGCGCTGAACTGGCAAAACAGCACAACACTTACCTGTTGTGCGGCAGCAGTGTGCATCCCAGACTGGAAGAAAAAGGGGGCAAGGTGCAGATTGCTGCTCCTGAGCTTTACAATCAGGCGGTTTTGATCGGTCCGCAAGGCAACGTGCTGGGCTCTTGGGACAAGGTGCATCTGACGGCAGATGAATATCCCCTCGGGATGGTGGATGGCAAACTGGAAGACCTGATCACGGTCTCAACCCCTGTTGGAGACATTGGGGTGGCCACCAGTCTGGATGCTTTTCGGGAAGATGTGGTGAAAAAGCTGGAAGCCACCGGAACCACCGTGTTCTTGCAACCCGATGCCAACGCCACCGAATGGTCTGGCACCGAACAGGGCACCTCCACCAAACGTCCTCAGCCTGAGGCGTGGCTGGACAGCAGTTGGAAGGTGGTGCAGGACAGCAAAACCATCCAGTATGCTGTGAACCCGATGGTGGTGGGCAACCTTTTTGATGTGAGCTTTGATGGCCAGACCGCCATCATCGGCAAAGCCAGCCAGCATCCAGAGCAGCAGTCTTACGTCATGACTGAACCCAGAGGGGGCTTCATTTCCCTGATGCCGTGGGTGCAGGAAGGCAGCATGACCGAACTGCAGGCGGTGGGCCAGAAACTGAAAGCAGGATCAAAAGACCCCATGGAAAACCAGTACCGCACAGGGGCCATTTATGCAGACCTCACTTTGCCTGCCAGCACGGTTCCAGAGCACCCGTTGCGTCCTTTTGAGCAGGCCATGCAGGCGGTCATTGATGGCCAGGACATCCAGAATCCTGCCAGAGCTCTGGGTTATTTCTGGTGGGTTGCTGGAGGACTTTTGCTGTTGCTGGCCCTGTTCAGGGCAAAACGGGGTTGGAAAGTGGGTCTGGGTTTGCTCGGGTTGCTGCTGGTGGGTCTGGGATTCTGA
- the rpsO gene encoding 30S ribosomal protein S15, with the protein MSINKAEVIQQYATKEGDTGSTAVQIAILTARINNLSGHLNANQKDKHGQRGLQMMVGQRRRLLRYLERSDYAGYIELTDKLGIRRGHTQVK; encoded by the coding sequence ATGAGCATCAACAAAGCAGAAGTGATCCAGCAGTACGCAACCAAAGAAGGCGACACCGGCAGCACCGCAGTTCAGATTGCCATTCTGACCGCCCGCATCAACAACCTGTCCGGTCACCTGAACGCCAACCAGAAAGACAAGCACGGCCAACGCGGCCTGCAAATGATGGTCGGTCAACGCCGCCGTCTGCTGCGTTACCTGGAGCGTTCTGACTACGCTGGTTACATCGAACTGACCGACAAACTCGGCATCCGCCGCGGTCACACCCAGGTCAAGTAA